In the genome of Paenibacillus sp. GP183, the window TCCAGCACGGCGCCGTTGTCTTGTTCGGCCGCCGCCTCGTCGGCAGGCGAGGCGGCCGTGCCCGGGGTCTCCTGCATCGCATGGGAGACCAAGCTCTCGAGGCGGGCGTCGTCATAGGAAGCGTCCAGCTCTTGGACGACTTCGCCCGCGATGTCCTTCAGCTCGCCATAGCGCACGCCGAGCTCTTCGATCTTCCGCTCCTTGATCAGGTTCGGCGATGCCGTACCTGCGCGCACTGCGGCTTCGGCGAAGCGCTCCGGCATCGCCGCGCGGGCTTCTTCGGCGCCGCCGCGAACCCGCACCTGGAGCGGGATGCCGCGAAACATCTGCACCAGCACCAGTGCCTCGCCGAAAGCCGTATCTACGGCTGTGGCCTGGGGGGATGTGCTGTCTGCAGAAGATGAGGGCGATTCGCCGAATACTTTGCGGGCTTCCGCAAGAATCAGCTGCCAGTCGCCTTTGGGTGTCCGGTCTAAAGCTATGAAATCCGCTGCGTGATAAATGCTTTTGACACCTGGGATCGCGAGCAATTGACGCATAAATTCCGGAGCTTTACTCATATTTTCACGTGTATGAGTCACTCGTACGCCCTGCGGCAGCGATTCATTCATGTTCAGTTTCATGGAGTTAGGGCTGGGTGTCGGTTCAATAGAGATGATATTCAAGATAAAGCACCTCCTAGATTGGCATGAAAAGACCCGGACATCAACGCCCAGGCCTTTTACTTTTATCCTCGTTAATCCAAATCCACTAAATTTCGGCCTAGGGTTCGATCCAAAGTTTTCGTTAAGTCAAATACCGTATGCGCCAAGTCCACATTTTCAAAAGCATGCTCGCATTCATCACGATAAGCCATTTCTTCTTCATAATGGGATAAGTACTGCTGTATATCTGTATCGGAATCGCCGCTTTCGCGCAGCCTTTTCTCGAGTATATCCCTGTTGGCATAGATGAAAATGCGCACGACCTTGTCGCCGTACAGCTTTTTTAGGGTTGCAGCCCCAAAACGGTTTAAGATCAGGTAGATGGAGCCGCTGGTTAAAAACATCCGCTGAATGT includes:
- a CDS encoding guanylate kinase, whose amino-acid sequence is MYTLKDKELIFVFTGPHGAGRKTVAEMSGSTLDMKQVISCTTRPKRPAEVEGQDYYFLTPDQFAEAQTRDEFVELSTINNHFYGIRSNDIQRMFLTSGSIYLILNRFGAATLKKLYGDKVVRIFIYANRDILEKRLRESGDSDTDIQQYLSHYEEEMAYRDECEHAFENVDLAHTVFDLTKTLDRTLGRNLVDLD
- a CDS encoding virulence factor; amino-acid sequence: MNIISIEPTPSPNSMKLNMNESLPQGVRVTHTRENMSKAPEFMRQLLAIPGVKSIYHAADFIALDRTPKGDWQLILAEARKVFGESPSSSADSTSPQATAVDTAFGEALVLVQMFRGIPLQVRVRGGAEEARAAMPERFAEAAVRAGTASPNLIKERKIEELGVRYGELKDIAGEVVQELDASYDDARLESLVSHAMQETPGTAASPADEAAAEQDNGAVLEQLRDPDWKKRYAALQRVKPSLTTLPLLVHALQDEKSSVRRLATVYLGDIKEPEVLPYLYRALQDDTPSVRRTAGDTLSDLGDPAAIPAMVKALKDPNKLVRWRAARFLYEVGDDSAVTALQEAGDDPEFEVRMQVKIALERIEGGHAAEGSVWQQMTRRND